Proteins encoded by one window of Mustelus asterias chromosome 9, sMusAst1.hap1.1, whole genome shotgun sequence:
- the ascl1a gene encoding achaete-scute homolog 1a encodes MGSTAIQQVYLQPACLYAAAPASVQELKAEPGPGAASSGSPGKLRLKRQRSSSPELLRCKRRLNFSGFSYSLPPQQPAAVARRNERERNRVKLVNLGFATLREHVPSGSANKKMSKVETLRSAVEYIRALQQLLDEHDAVSAAFQAGVLSPTLSNDMNSMAGSPVSSYSSDEGSCDPLSPEEQELLDFASWF; translated from the coding sequence ATGGGGAGCACTGCCATCCAGCAAGTCTATCTGCAGCCCGCCTGCCTTTACGCCGCCGCGCCGGCCAGCGTGCAGGAGCTGAAGGCGGAACCCGGCCCGGGGGCAGCCTCCTCCGGCAGCCCCGGAAAACTCCGCCTCAAGAGGCAGCGCTCCAGCTCCCCGGAGCTGCTCCGCTGCAAGAGGCGCCTCAACTTCAGCGGCTTCAGCTACTCGCTGCCCCCGCAGCAACCCGCCGCCGTGGCCCGGCGCAACGAGAGGGAGAGGAACCGGGTGAAGCTGGTGAACCTGGGCTTCGCCACCCTCCGGGAACACGTCCCCAGCGGCAGTGCCAACAAGAAGATGAGTAAAGTGGAGACGCTGCGCTCGGCGGTGGAGTATATCCGAGCTCTCCAGCAACTCCTGGATGAACACGATGCGGTGAGCGCCGCTTTCCAAGCCGgggtcctctcccccactctctccaatGACATGAACTCCATGGCTGGTTCGCCCGTCTCCTCCTATTCCTCTGATGAAGGATCCTGCGACCCGCTGAGTCCCGAAGAACAGGAACTTCTCGACTTTGCCAGCTGGTTCTGA